TCGGGTATTTAGTTTCACGATCGTCCTTGAAAttggaatttaatatttaatgtatCACGTTCACTTTGTTTCTAGGATCGCCTGTGACGCTCGAAGAGGGCGCGATCGTTGACAGGAAAAATGAGACGAAAACTGGAGATACTACACTTCGGCTGGTCACAGTGGTAGGTAGCGGGGCtgtgttacttttccgaagattCCAAGTTTCTTTTCGAGAAATGTAGGAAATATAACTTATTGTTAGCagcgaaatttcaaagttcgaagcttcgaaacccCGTTTCTTcaagcttcaaaatcttcgaccttcgaaggaaagtaacaaccCTAGTAGGTAGAAACGAATTGCTTCGAATCCGAGAAAAACATTGTTTCATTATCTGAAATTCAGTCTATTGTCGCGGTGGAGGCCGGGATTAATTTTATCTGAAGGCACATAAAAGCGGCATAGAACTTTTATAGTAGGTATACACAAAGATGTTCTATTTAAATTTCGACATCCGAATGAGCCTACAACGAACTTTATGTCAGTAATAAAGAAACAAGTAATTCAACGTCTGCTCGAGAGATTAACTGAATTTTTGcattgtgcttttctatttCAGTAATTATTTAGTCTACATTCGAGAAAATGATTTTTAGGTAATGAGACACGGGGAAAGGGCGCCGCAAGACACATATCCAAACGATCCCTACGTGAATAATTCAATGGAGCCTTATGGATGGGGTCAACTGACGAACGTAATTCCTTCTCGTTATTGGATGACCTAATATTAAGATCTGATCCAATGATAcagttaaaaattgctgtgtaGGAGGGAAGGAGGAGTCAATATAATCAAGGGCTGTACCTACGCGAGCGTTATGGTGACTTTCTGGGGCCGATATACAGTCCAGATATATTCTATTTGCAAAGTACCGCTGTCGATCGTACAAAGATGTCCGCTTTGTTGGAAGCTGCTGCTTTATGGAAACCAAACGAGGAACAATCATTCAAACCTGATCTACCCTGGCAACCGGTCACCTTGTTTTATCAACCGCGTGCGGAAGATACAGTACGTTACTTTGTCTACACATTGAATTTTATACTAGATCGTAATCATTTCCAATTGCTCTGTAGTTGATGTTAATATGGGACTCGTGTCCGAGGTACACCAAGTTGCGTTACACAATTACGTCTTTACCGGAAGTGCAAAAGGTCCAAGACGATAACACAGAATTGTACAATGAATTAACGGCTCTAACGGGTATGACAATCTCATCCCCCGAAGATGTAAATTCTCTTTACGGAACGTTAACAGCCGAGGTGAGTGTTCTCGCAAAGTAAATactttctgcatcgattgcaaagtagggctgttactttccctcggaaggtcgaagatttcgaagcttcgatttcagcaACTTCGCAGGTATGTTTATGGAATCTCCAATTtttagaaagtggaatgaaataaaattctctttTTTAATGGTAACAGCCTTGGTAGATcaagaacaaataaaaatcgtaccgaATTATATCGAATTTGATGttctggcattttttgaaaatttctatgagccataaatgcataaaaatcatccgcagtctagtgatgagaaTCGAATTTTCGAAGCTTTGAACTTCGAAGTTTCGCTGCACAGCTAAAAGATTGATTAAGTTGTAACTTGATACGATTCGAAGGCTTCGAACTTCGTACACTTCGAAGTTCCCCTCGTTCCTCCGAATCGTTCGAAttttcggaaaagtaacagaatcaaatagaaatttgttcttTGGTATTTCAGAAACAAATGAATTTGTCGCTCCCCGAATGGACCGAAGATTACTATCCTGATAAATTGGAGCCGCTGACTTTGTACGATTTCGAGCTGAACGGGTACAACGATGTCCTGAAGAGGCTAAAAGGTGGACCATTCCTTAAAAAGATCGTGACCGACATGTTGGCGAAGAAAGACGAAACCATAGAACCAGTAGACAGAAAAATGTTCATGTACGTCGGACACGACAGCACAGTTGTAACATTGTTGGACGTTATGCATGTGTGGAACAACCAAATGCCGCATTACAATATCATGACCATGATCGAGTTACACGAGGACAGAAATGGCTGGAATGTTCAAGTAAGAAACTTATGTTTAATGCAACAGGGAAAGTATTATTTGAACAAACGGTTGTATAATTTTTCATGCGTTCTCCTATACATATAGACGTTCTTAAGAAACACAACCGACCATGAACCGTATCCTCTCACTATACCTGGATGTACAACAATTTGTCCGTTGGACAAATTCATAGAAATCGTGAAACCGATGATACCGGACGATTGGAAAGAAGAGTGCAAGGTTGAAGGGGACTATACACCCCCGCCTGCTCCAGTTCCTTAACTATAATGATCTAGGCGTACgtgttttttattataaaaaggcAAAGAACATTACAAAAAGTGGTAAACCTATTACCTATAAGTAACGCCGCCGTTAAAACCTGAATTTGTATAACAAATAATTAGAAGACTGTACACGTTTTGTATAATCTAtaatctatatatacatataaaatagaaaagtatgtgtgcatgtatacatatatgatccCATCCCATCGATCTGATTCGGTTGGTCTGTCGcacactcgcacgtgttgtccatctgtcggggttgaatttgtcggagcgcggtggttgtaaattgtaaataatcggTCGGGCGCAACCCACCCGAATGGCCTAGGCCCTAGCTAGTAAAACATATTAAGATCCCGGATTCGGATAAGCAGAGACAACGCAAAGCTTCATTTTTGATAGTATGTATTTGCACCTCGTCTATTTCGTTTACATACACAGTCGCAATTCTATTCTGTTCGTAAGTCGTacgttataaaaaaatatgcaACCGTGTGCGAGACGTGAACACACGGATCGGTTATAATTAAAGAAACGCGAACGATTAGTTTGTGCTCCTAGGCGAATATTTTTTCTTCCCTGCGTTTCTTCGTTACCACCGTTCCGGGCTTATGCTGCGCGTCCGGATGATTTAATAACTCTGGCGGACAAGTAGAGATCGGACTCGCGAGGATCGTTTGTTTGAGATCGTAGAACAGATGACTATCATCCTTGGTGCAGAACGAAATAGCAAGTCCAGCCTTTCCTGCGCGACCAGTTCTACCAATACGATGCGTGTAATCTGTAAAGAAAGATACATAATAACGTCAGTCTCGATTTGTTTAActgtttgcactcggagctctatttcaactggaaaattaaagattcttccgatctagaatacttcgattccctatgatttttgaaattttatggatatgaaattggtacaatacctaaatgtttagtaattgattagatatagATATACCGATATACATTTGTAATAATGTaaagtggtgcctcagaggggacaaaacccagtgcaaagggttaatgataAACCGCGATTCGGCTTACCTTCAATGGTCTTCGCCATGTCGTAATTAATGACCATCGAAACGTCTTTGATATCTATACCACGACCAGCGACGTCGGTAGCAACCAAAATATCTTTGCTACCACTCTTGAGGGATGCGAGAGCGTATTCTCTCTGTTCTTGTCCTTTGCCACCGTGAAGCGTGCAGGCGTTGTACTGGaaggaagatcaaataaaatatttcatcagATCCCGAAGATACTCTGTGCATAAAGGAAagttaataatataatagaagGAAACGTACGCCTAATTTCTCTAGTCCTCTAGCAAGAACGTCAGCACCCTTCTTCTGGTTTACGAATATAATCACTGGTGGTTCTACTCCTCTACTGAGGATCTCCATAAGTTTCTTGCGCTTGTCAGCCTCGCCCATAATGTGCACAATTTGTTCCGTCCTCTCTGTCGGTTTGCCTACGCTGCCGATGTACACGACAGCCGGTCGTCTCAGGTAAGTCCTGGCCAATCGCTCTACCGCCGGAGGCATGGTAGCTGTGAACATCACGGTCTGGAACCAACGAAAATATAGTTTAAAACTAGAAACTTTTTATCAAAAAGAAAGAATATAATCCCACCTGTCTATACTTCTTCTTTGTATTGTAATTGGCTAAAAGTTTCTCCTCGTTCTCGGCATCCTCATTGTCCGGCTTCA
This genomic stretch from Lasioglossum baleicum chromosome 13, iyLasBale1, whole genome shotgun sequence harbors:
- the LOC143215074 gene encoding prostatic acid phosphatase isoform X2, which codes for MLYNVDASFIVQFRETVAHSQRWRISEHVQGSPVTLEEGAIVDRKNETKTGDTTLRLVTVVMRHGERAPQDTYPNDPYVNNSMEPYGWGQLTNEGRRSQYNQGLYLRERYGDFLGPIYSPDIFYLQSTAVDRTKMSALLEAAALWKPNEEQSFKPDLPWQPVTLFYQPRAEDTLMLIWDSCPRYTKLRYTITSLPEVQKVQDDNTELYNELTALTGMTISSPEDVNSLYGTLTAEKQMNLSLPEWTEDYYPDKLEPLTLYDFELNGYNDVLKRLKGGPFLKKIVTDMLAKKDETIEPVDRKMFMYVGHDSTVVTLLDVMHVWNNQMPHYNIMTMIELHEDRNGWNVQTFLRNTTDHEPYPLTIPGCTTICPLDKFIEIVKPMIPDDWKEECKVEGDYTPPPAPVP
- the LOC143215074 gene encoding prostatic acid phosphatase isoform X1 codes for the protein MVNEKRFSRTCFTYLKMFLVKLLLLTIVGYLTSGSPVTLEEGAIVDRKNETKTGDTTLRLVTVVMRHGERAPQDTYPNDPYVNNSMEPYGWGQLTNEGRRSQYNQGLYLRERYGDFLGPIYSPDIFYLQSTAVDRTKMSALLEAAALWKPNEEQSFKPDLPWQPVTLFYQPRAEDTLMLIWDSCPRYTKLRYTITSLPEVQKVQDDNTELYNELTALTGMTISSPEDVNSLYGTLTAEKQMNLSLPEWTEDYYPDKLEPLTLYDFELNGYNDVLKRLKGGPFLKKIVTDMLAKKDETIEPVDRKMFMYVGHDSTVVTLLDVMHVWNNQMPHYNIMTMIELHEDRNGWNVQTFLRNTTDHEPYPLTIPGCTTICPLDKFIEIVKPMIPDDWKEECKVEGDYTPPPAPVP
- the LOC143215074 gene encoding lysosomal acid phosphatase isoform X3; protein product: MRHGERAPQDTYPNDPYVNNSMEPYGWGQLTNEGRRSQYNQGLYLRERYGDFLGPIYSPDIFYLQSTAVDRTKMSALLEAAALWKPNEEQSFKPDLPWQPVTLFYQPRAEDTLMLIWDSCPRYTKLRYTITSLPEVQKVQDDNTELYNELTALTGMTISSPEDVNSLYGTLTAEKQMNLSLPEWTEDYYPDKLEPLTLYDFELNGYNDVLKRLKGGPFLKKIVTDMLAKKDETIEPVDRKMFMYVGHDSTVVTLLDVMHVWNNQMPHYNIMTMIELHEDRNGWNVQTFLRNTTDHEPYPLTIPGCTTICPLDKFIEIVKPMIPDDWKEECKVEGDYTPPPAPVP